The window CGGTAGGCGAAATTTATGACGACGAATCCCAGCTGTGCGAGCGATTGATTGTAGTTGTCATCCAAGGTAAAGGCCTGCGGAACCAGATCGACATGGGGGCCGGGATAGACATTGCTGATGATCGGGTATTTCCGCCCGGGTTCCCGGTCGAAAGGAAGGTAGACGATGCCATAGAGCCGGGTCACGGAATCCGCAGCCAGCACTTCGACGACTTCCGGTTCGTGCCATCCGCGGGCATAGAGTTCCGAAAGGTCGCACGGCTCCAGTTCGATACGGCCGCGGCCTTTCATGTCGCAGACCTGATGCCGCGGGGCACGATCCATACGCGACCAAGTGTCCGTCAGGAAACGTCCGTCGGGAGAGAATGCCACCGAATGTTCGCCGTTTCCGGGAGTGAGCAAAACCGGCTCGCCGCCGTTGAATCCGGTTTTGTAATAAAAGCGGTAATGCGGATTGACACCCGATTCCCGTCCGTAACCCTCGTAGACGATCGTCCGGGCGAGCGTATCGATACGTTCGATCTTTCCGGCGACGTATGCGCCCGAAGTGACGGCCCCTTGCAGGCGTCCGTTTCCATCGTACAGGTAATAATGACCGTATCCCGTTCGCTCCGACCACCAGAGGATATCGCGGCCTTCATTCAGGATATGGAAACAAAATTGCTGGTCATTCTGGGCCGGTTTGCACACCTCGCGGATAATCGGCTCGACACGGTGCGCCGCGAAATCGACCCGGCACAGTTCCACGCTGTCGCACGTCCGGCTGCGACTAACGAGCCAGGCATAACGGTCCGTATGAGCGATCATGCTGAACCGGGGAACTTCGACTTTCTGATCGGGCCAGCGGGCGATGTCGAGTTTCCGAATGCACATGCTGTCGGCATCGACCAGCCAGGCATCGTATTGAACGACATGCTCATCGCCGGGCATGGGAAATTTGTAGCTTTTAGCCTTGGGGCGCGGTCGGGCGAGGTTGTCCACCAGCGTGAGCTCCTCCACCTCGCGCTTGTCTTCGCGCACCAGCAGGTAATAATGGCTTTTCCCCATCCAGCGGCCGATGGCGGAGCTGCGCGCCTCCGGCCCGACGACGTTGTTCCCGCCGGTGGAGAACGAATGATAGCGCTCCCCGTCGTGGGTCAGCCGTACACTGTCGCTTCCATCTCCGCGAAAGAGCATGAGGTCATGACCGACAGCCGTAACATAATACGAGCTGTCGGCGGAATAGCTGCGCCGATAGTCGCCCCGCGAGAAAAGATTCCCGCGGGAAGCATCCTGCCGGGGCTTTTCGCTCAGTTTGCCATTTCGGCCATCGTAGTGCAGCCGGTGCTTATTGAAATCGAACGTAAAACCGCGGGGATCGGAAGAATCGAATTCAAGGCCGTAGAGCCGTAACTCCTTCGGGGTCGGCATCCGTGATGAATCGGCGTATGCGGCCAACTGCCGCGTCATCGAGAAACTGTCGAACAGCGGGCGTTTCCGCCAGGTGCGGGTATCGACCAACCAATAACGGCGTGCATCGGCGTCATCCGACGTATAATGGAACCAACGGCACTCCTCGCCGATCCACTGAACCGAAACATATTGGTTACGGATCAATCCACCGAGCGAATCGGACGAAAAGCGGTCGGCCCGCGCCATATAGGATTCCTGAGCACAGAGCGGATAAAGACTCCATACCGTTAAAAATACAAGCAACCGTTTCATCGCTCTCCGAATTTGCTGATTTTCGACGCCTCTTTCATGGCCGCCTGCGCATTGAGAATCCCTCCACCGAGACAGACCTGACGCCCCTGGATCATGCGGGAAGTTTCGGATTTCCCGGGAACAGGCATCTCGTCCGCCGGAAAATGCGTAACGGTACGAATCAGAATTTCCCGTATCTCACGAGCCGAAAGATCGGGATAGAAACTCCGCAAGACCGCTGCGACACCGGAAACTATCGGCGCAGCGATACTCGTTCCCTGCGCCGTATCGTATCCGCCCTCGGGAGCGGTCGATCGTACATTTTCTCCGGGGGCGAGCAGATCCACATTTTCCGCTCCGTAGTTGCTGAAAGAAGCGACCCGTCCGTCGGGCGTCGAGGCCCCCACGACGATCTGGTTTTCCAGACGGCGTCCTTTCGTGTCCCGGCAAGTCGGAAATATCGGACGGACATCGACATTGACGCCGTCGTTGCCGGAGGCCATAACCAGCAATACGTCCTTGCTCCGGGCATATTTCATCGCAGCCAGTACTTCATCCCGGTGAGGCGATAGGTACTTGCCGAAACTCATATTCACCACCTCTGCGCCGTTATCCACCGCATAACGGATTGCCGCAGCTACATCGCGGTCGTATTCATCGCCTTCGGGAATGGCACGGACGGAGAGGATCTTTACCGGGCGCGGCAACTCCCCGGCCGTCGCCGCACACGCCGCAATCACTCCGGCAACCATCGTCCCATGATAGGGATCGTCGCCGATAAGATTGTTTCCGTAACGGAAATTCCGGAAATCGTCCGGGCGATTGCCCAATTTTATATGAGGATCGTCATTCAGGGAATCGAGGCTGGCCACACGTACGGCGGACAAACGATATTCGCTGTCGATCTTTTCCAGCGCTTCGTGCCACGGCATGTCGGGTGTGAACATAACGGGTGTGGAAGCCGCAATCGACAGAGGCAGCGCAAGCCCGGTCGTGTCGGCCAATTCAAGACGCTGAAAATCGGCGACCGTTGTTTCTCGATCACCGTATTTCAGGCGCATCAATGAATCGCAAATGCGGAAAGCATCGGAACGAATACGCTGATATTCGGTAAATTTGATGTAGGTATCGAGCCGGGCGGCCCGTTCCATCTGCTTATAATAGGCATATTCGGCCTTTGCCGAAAGAGTAAGGCGGCTTGTATCAGCGTCCTTGAAGCGAGGCCGAAGCCGTTTGTATTCCCGGAAAGGTTCCGTGCCGGCCCTTCGAAGACTCTCTCCAACAGCATTGCCGAGGAAATTCCAGCCGTGAATGTCGTCTACATAGCCGTTTTTATCGTCATCACGGCCGTTAGCAGCCTGTTCGCGTGGATTGGTCCAGATGAAATCCGCAAGAGCCGTATGCGAAACATCGAACCCGCCGTCGATGACGGCGACGATTATTTCAGATTTTTTTCGGGAGGGGGGGGGGAATTTTACCTCTTGCCGCACAAATCTCTGTCAGACGGACTCCGCATAGCGAATCGGAAGCGGACAAAAACCAAGGGGCATCCGTTTGTGCAGATGACGGTACTGCCGCCAACAGATACACGGCAGAAAATAATACTTTTGAATTCATATTGCAATAGATATCTGACGCGACAAATATAG of the Alistipes senegalensis JC50 genome contains:
- a CDS encoding S9 family peptidase, with translation MKRLLVFLTVWSLYPLCAQESYMARADRFSSDSLGGLIRNQYVSVQWIGEECRWFHYTSDDADARRYWLVDTRTWRKRPLFDSFSMTRQLAAYADSSRMPTPKELRLYGLEFDSSDPRGFTFDFNKHRLHYDGRNGKLSEKPRQDASRGNLFSRGDYRRSYSADSSYYVTAVGHDLMLFRGDGSDSVRLTHDGERYHSFSTGGNNVVGPEARSSAIGRWMGKSHYYLLVREDKREVEELTLVDNLARPRPKAKSYKFPMPGDEHVVQYDAWLVDADSMCIRKLDIARWPDQKVEVPRFSMIAHTDRYAWLVSRSRTCDSVELCRVDFAAHRVEPIIREVCKPAQNDQQFCFHILNEGRDILWWSERTGYGHYYLYDGNGRLQGAVTSGAYVAGKIERIDTLARTIVYEGYGRESGVNPHYRFYYKTGFNGGEPVLLTPGNGEHSVAFSPDGRFLTDTWSRMDRAPRHQVCDMKGRGRIELEPCDLSELYARGWHEPEVVEVLAADSVTRLYGIVYLPFDREPGRKYPIISNVYPGPHVDLVPQAFTLDDNYNQSLAQLGFVVINFAYRGSGPWRGRDFHTFGYGNLRDYALADDMAAIRQIAARYPCADIERVGIYGHSGGGFMTVAAMLNHPEFYKVGVAASGNHDNNIYSQWWGETFHGVKQTWGKDGKPHFECHIPTNIELADRLAGRLLLITGDMDNNVHPASTARLADALIRARKRFDMTVIPGADHGLGNSYYVNLIRYYFTEHLLGLPQQEIDIVKHN
- a CDS encoding S8 family serine peptidase gives rise to the protein MERAARLDTYIKFTEYQRIRSDAFRICDSLMRLKYGDRETTVADFQRLELADTTGLALPLSIAASTPVMFTPDMPWHEALEKIDSEYRLSAVRVASLDSLNDDPHIKLGNRPDDFRNFRYGNNLIGDDPYHGTMVAGVIAACAATAGELPRPVKILSVRAIPEGDEYDRDVAAAIRYAVDNGAEVVNMSFGKYLSPHRDEVLAAMKYARSKDVLLVMASGNDGVNVDVRPIFPTCRDTKGRRLENQIVVGASTPDGRVASFSNYGAENVDLLAPGENVRSTAPEGGYDTAQGTSIAAPIVSGVAAVLRSFYPDLSAREIREILIRTVTHFPADEMPVPGKSETSRMIQGRQVCLGGGILNAQAAMKEASKISKFGER